A stretch of the Lolium perenne isolate Kyuss_39 chromosome 3, Kyuss_2.0, whole genome shotgun sequence genome encodes the following:
- the LOC139838341 gene encoding uncharacterized protein, with product MHAPSSLSEWPDLPQDVLREISGRLRDSGDLVRFHAVCKPWRDTAGTPTTTKQCLLPWLLAPDKRFSIFLKLRCIFLRTSYRALPPFSFRERNWVTSEDGRAVWYLAEGPNPSLRDTLTGAVAFLLPPFPQKSGRWEGPPSGVVYRDGTVFLRRRSYHDHDGTAKLRAALLRPGDAAWMVVERTFRSADLKNLYLSYYRGKMLMVVNGPVVTPDDEAGVGDVLAVQRPSTPCEMEDDYFYVQSYVVESGDELLCVSMYVRKDYPRAFGGKASVSGLLGALLVRVHALEDENRWRWVSKHGGSLSDRVLFLGYPNSFAVESSRLSGDAVSGGCAYFVYQDLHVKRNQPCFVFRYNLIEDKAMLVEQLPQGWYGDVCTWIFRQPSIAPIQKNNEPISAYIADGEMSILNLFGL from the exons ATGCACGCGCCGTCGTCCCTTTCCGAGTGGCCGGACCTGCCGCAAGACGTGCtccgcgagatctccggccgcctGCGCGACTCCGGCGACTTGGTCCGCTTCCACGCCGTCTGCAAGCCATGGCGGGACACAGCAGGGacgccgacgacgacgaagcAGTGCCTCCTGCCGTGGCTCCTGGCGCCGGACAAGAGGTTCTCCATCTTCCTGAAGCTGAGATGCATCTTCTTAAGGACGAGCTACCGCGCGCTGCCGccgttctccttccgcgagaggaaCTGGGTGACCAGCGAAGACGGCAGAGCCGTGTGGTACTTGGCCGAGGGCCCGAACCCCAGCCTCCGCGACACTCTCACCGGAGCCGTCGCCTTCCTCCTGCCTCCCTTCCCGCAAAAGAGCGGCCGGTGGGAGGGTCCTCCAAGCGGGGTCGTCTACCGCGATGGCACAGTTTTTCTTCGCAGACGCTCCTACCATGACCATGACGGCACGGCCAAGTTGAGGGCGGCGCTCCTGCGTCCCGGCGACGCCGCGTGGATGGTTGTCGAGAGGACGTTCCGGTCCGCCGACTTGAAAAACCTCTACCTCTCCTATTACCGCGGAAAGATGCTCATGGTCGTCAACGGGCCAGTGGTGACGCCGGACGACGAGGCTGGCGTCGGCGACGTGCTGGCGGTGCAGAGGCCCTCCACGCCGTGCGAGATGGAGGATGATTACTTCTACGTGCAAAGCTACGTGGTGGAGTCCGGTGACGAGCTTCTCTGCGTGTCCATGTACGTAAGAAAGGATTACCCGCGAGCGTTCGGTGGGAAAGCCAGTGTTTCGGGCCTGCTTGGCGCGCTCTTGGTGAGGGTGCACGCGCTCGAGGATGAGAACCGGTGGCGGTGGGTGAGCAAACACGGTGGTAGCCTGTCCGATCGAGTCTTGTTCCTTGGGTATCCCAACAGCTTCGCCGTGGAATCCTCGCGGCTGAGCGGCGACGCTGTGAGCGGGGGATGTGCCTATTTCGTCTACCAGGATCTTCACGTCAAGCGAAATCAGCCATGCTTCGTGTTCAGATACAACCTCATCGAAGACAAGGCCATGCTTGTGGAACAACTGCCTCAAGGATGGTATGGCGATGTGTGCACGTGGATTTTCCGCCAGCCCTCTATTGCGCCAATCCAG AAGAACAATGAGCCGATTTCTGCTTATATTGCTGATGGTGAGATGTCCATCCTTAATTTATTTGGGTTATAG